The region AGACATGCTGTAGGTACGCTTAGACACCTTCCCAATAACTCGGACCTTTGTACACATGGCCGATGACTCGCTGCCGGCGCGAGTCACGTGTTGATTGTAGGCCGATGTACATGGAATACATTCACCGTCCCAGGCAATGCTTCGTATTCCGAGGATAAGTTGAGACGATCCCTTTGTTTTTACGTCGGCATACAGCCTTCTCTCATTCAGGGCCATCTCACTAGGTTACCCACCCCCGACAATTGAACCTACCGGACTGATCGCAATGGGTGTACTCGATACCATATACCCTGTTCTGCCTTATGTGCAATGGACCATAACCGTCTGTTTGTTCATCGCGACAGGTAAGCTTACTGTCGATCTCATACTAAAACTGTATCAATACTGACCATCATGTGGTATAGGCGTAGCATGGTGCTTCATTCTCTGGATCGTTCCAATCATCAAACTCAACAAGTCCATCTCGGCCGTCGCATCTCTACTAGAAGTATCAAAACGCGGTGGCTGGTGGCTAGACCCAACGAATGCAACCTTTGCATTCATGCTTGCTATTATTTCCATCCTGGTCTCGCGGCATCCGGATCCTTCTGAGGCTGCGCTTTGGAAATATTATGCAGTCTCAAGCGCGGCTTTGTTCAATGTAGCATGGTGGGAAAGAGTTTTCATCTTTCCTCTCGAGGACTGGATTGCGGCGTTGGACAAGGAGAAGGGCAAGATCGGAGCTTCAAGTGATCGTTGGATGGACGCGACAACCGGATCGGCTCTGCATAGGGACATGGACAAGTGGTGTCGCTATCATGCTGTGCGCGCAACAATGCCTCTGATCGCGGGTTTGAGTGCATTGACTGGGAATATGCGCTGGTAGGGCGATGTTGATCGAGTGGTGATGGGTGGTGGTGTGAAGAGGTCCGGGGTGGAGATGGATGGGTTGGATCAATGGTACGTGTTCTCAGATGAGGAGAGATATATCATGATCATGTGGTGAGGGTTATATACAACGTTCAGCGTCATTTGAATACTACATCGTGTAATTGCAAGGCATGCTATGTGGTGAGAAGATGCATGTACAAAGTTGCTCGTCGGAGGAAGTTGTAGGAATGGGCCGACGACAACAGCTGGAATCGGCACGTGATACACCCCACTAGCGCCCACCGAAATTATTACCGTGAAAGTTGCATCTGTACGCGAACGGCGACAAGGTCCAACCACACACACAATCATGGCGTCAGCATACTCAAATCTGCCCATGGACAGCGACGACGAATTTGACGAGAGCCAAATCGATTTTACCGATATCGAGGACCAGTTCCAAGTGCGGCTTGATGAGGGGCTCGATGCCTTTGTCGTAATTGATGGTCTGCCCGTAGTACCTGAGGACAGCAAGGGCAAGCTGGTCAAGTTTGTGCTGCGCAAACTTAACAGCGTGGGCAAAGTCAAGGACGATGGCGTGCACATGCCCGTGAGCGAGTCGGGCAAGACGGAGGGGTACGTGGGCGTTTGCGCGCATGGCAAGGCAGCGACCAAGGACTGACGGCGACACAGATATGCTTTCGTCGAATACAGCGCGCCCGCAGAGGCTGTGGCTGCAGTCAAGCAGCTTAATGGCACCCCACTCGACAAGAAGCACACCATGGCTGTCAACAAGCTCACTGACATTGACCGCTACGGCAAAGAGGGCCGCATCGACGACGAATACCACCCGCCCGAGATCCCACCATTCGAACAAAAGGAGCATCTGCGCTGGTGGTTGGGAGACCCCGACAGTCGCGACCAAATGGCCATGTACCGCCAGGAGAAGGTTGGTGTCTTCTGGAACGAGAAGGAGGACCAGCCCGAGCAGGTCGTGGATCGCGAGAACTGGACCGAGTCCTTCATCCAGTGGTCGCCCCAAGGAACTTACCTCACTTCGATGCACGCCCAAGGTGTGCAGCTTTGGGGTGGTAAGGCATGGAGCCGCCAAAAGCGCTTCGCTCACCCTGGTGTCAACCTGGTCGACTTCTCGCCCAGCGAACAGTACCTCACCACCTGGTCCCACCGCCCCCTACAGGTCGACGAGAACCACCCGGTCCCATCGTTATCGCTCGAGGAGGACGGCAAGAACTACATCATTTGGGACATTGCTACCGGCAAGCCTCTGCGATCCTTCGCTACAATCGACGTTCCCGGCGGCATCGATGCCGAAGGCAACCCCGTCAAGAAGAAGCTGCAATGGCCGACATTCAAGTGGTCTTCGGACGACAAGTATGTTGCGCGCATGACCCAGGGCCAATCCATTTCCATCTACGAGTTGCCCCGCATGAACCTCCTCGACAAGACGTCAATCAAGATTGAGGGTGTCATGGACTTTGAGTGGGCTCCCGCAACGCCCCGCAGAGACGGCATCAAGACATACGAACAGCTCTTCTGCTACTGGACACCCGAGCTTGGTAGCAACCCCGCAAAGGTCGGACTCATGTCCGTTCCCTCCAAGGAAATTGTACGAACCCGAAACCTCTTCAACGTCTCTGATGCGAAGCTGCACTGGCAATCAGAAGCCGCCTACGTCTGCGTCAAGGTC is a window of Pyrenophora tritici-repentis strain M4 chromosome 2, whole genome shotgun sequence DNA encoding:
- a CDS encoding eukaryotic translation initiation factor 3 subunit B, translated to MASAYSNLPMDSDDEFDESQIDFTDIEDQFQVRLDEGLDAFVVIDGLPVVPEDSKGKLVKFVLRKLNSVGKVKDDGVHMPVSESGKTEGYAFVEYSAPAEAVAAVKQLNGTPLDKKHTMAVNKLTDIDRYGKEGRIDDEYHPPEIPPFEQKEHLRWWLGDPDSRDQMAMYRQEKVGVFWNEKEDQPEQVVDRENWTESFIQWSPQGTYLTSMHAQGVQLWGGKAWSRQKRFAHPGVNLVDFSPSEQYLTTWSHRPLQVDENHPVPSLSLEEDGKNYIIWDIATGKPLRSFATIDVPGGIDAEGNPVKKKLQWPTFKWSSDDKYVARMTQGQSISIYELPRMNLLDKTSIKIEGVMDFEWAPATPRRDGIKTYEQLFCYWTPELGSNPAKVGLMSVPSKEIVRTRNLFNVSDAKLHWQSEAAYVCVKVDRHSKSKKSLATNLEIFRVREKGVPVEVVDSIKDTVINFAWEPKGNRFVLITTGEVIQGAAVGPKTAVSFFAPEKLKGGAPGNFRHIRTVDKKNSNAIYWSPKGRFVVIAALQSQQSFELEFWDMSFDRPKEDSEKGDKEVNASLQLMDTAEHYGVTDIEWDPTGRYVATVASAFRHRMENGYHLYDFKGTLLREEAIEGFKQLLWRPRPPTLLSKEEQAEIRKNLRNYSKVFDEQDVAKKSSANKAVVEARREMLDEWRRWREEVTQRLQDEGAYLELALLKGETPGQADDGHQEEIEEIVEEIIEETEEVVN